In Bacteroidia bacterium, the following are encoded in one genomic region:
- the infA gene encoding translation initiation factor IF-1: MAKEEAIEVEGIVKEALPNTMFRVELQNGHIILAHLSGKMRKHYIRIVPGDTVRVALSPYDLTRGRIIYRER; the protein is encoded by the coding sequence GTGGCTAAAGAAGAAGCTATTGAGGTTGAAGGGATTGTGAAAGAGGCCCTTCCGAATACAATGTTCCGTGTTGAATTGCAAAACGGTCATATTATACTTGCCCATCTGTCGGGAAAGATGCGCAAACACTATATCAGAATTGTTCCTGGTGATACTGTGAGAGTTGCCCTCTCTCCATACGATTTAACCCGAGGGCGAATCATTTACCGAGAAAGATAA
- a CDS encoding CBS domain-containing protein has translation MIIGRRMTQNPVTASPEMSVAEASAIMKREKVHRLPVLDKDKKLVGIITEKDILYASPSPVSTLSIHEMAYLLSQLTVKKLMTRDVVTITKNTTVEEAARLMVDQDLSSLPVLEDGKLVGIVSKSDLFKILLELFGARHFGVRISFLVEDKPGVIAQITSLLASNGVDIISFGTFMGTDSTNAVCTIKMQGISMSKAVDLIKPHVLELMDVREV, from the coding sequence ATGATTATCGGTAGACGAATGACACAAAATCCTGTTACGGCAAGCCCGGAAATGTCAGTTGCTGAAGCCTCGGCTATCATGAAAAGGGAGAAGGTCCATAGATTACCCGTATTGGATAAGGATAAAAAACTTGTCGGAATAATCACCGAAAAAGATATCTTATACGCTTCACCAAGCCCTGTAAGTACCCTCTCAATCCACGAAATGGCCTATTTGTTGAGTCAACTGACCGTTAAGAAGTTGATGACACGTGATGTTGTTACCATTACAAAAAATACGACAGTCGAAGAGGCTGCCCGCTTGATGGTTGATCAAGACCTTTCAAGCTTGCCGGTATTGGAAGATGGTAAACTTGTTGGGATTGTCTCTAAAAGCGACTTGTTCAAGATTCTGCTGGAACTGTTTGGAGCCAGACATTTTGGGGTAAGGATAAGCTTCTTGGTAGAAGACAAACCGGGTGTAATTGCCCAGATAACAAGTCTTTTAGCCTCCAATGGTGTCGACATAATCTCCTTTGGTACGTTTATGGGAACCGATTCAACAAATGCCGTATGTACCATTAAAATGCAGGGAATTTCAATGAGCAAAGCCGTTGATTTGATAAAGCCACATGTGTTGGAACTTATGGACGTACGAGAGGTCTAG
- a CDS encoding Smr/MutS family protein: MDFKEILERWEASSEGKKAVGDNRFSLIIKEKEEGLSETRTKKSGYKSGKASLGNLKAKKPQEVLDLHGYTSDEAALILEDFLQQSVKKRLEKVSVIHGRGLHSLDGKPIVKEVVQKVLSSNPLVRLFGYHPPSEGGDGATWVILQKGG, translated from the coding sequence ATGGACTTCAAAGAGATACTGGAGCGCTGGGAAGCCAGTTCTGAAGGGAAAAAGGCGGTTGGCGACAACCGCTTTTCTCTTATAATTAAAGAGAAAGAAGAGGGCCTTTCTGAAACAAGGACAAAAAAGTCGGGTTACAAAAGCGGAAAAGCCTCTTTGGGTAATCTCAAAGCAAAAAAGCCACAAGAGGTTTTAGATTTACACGGCTACACCTCAGATGAAGCAGCTTTAATTCTGGAGGATTTTTTGCAACAGAGTGTTAAAAAAAGACTCGAAAAAGTTTCGGTAATTCACGGAAGGGGACTGCACTCATTGGACGGAAAACCAATAGTTAAAGAAGTTGTCCAAAAAGTTCTCTCTTCCAACCCCTTAGTCAGGCTGTTCGGCTACCACCCTCCCAGCGAAGGGGGAGACGGAGCAACGTGGGTTATACTACAAAAGGGGGGATGA